In Acidimicrobiales bacterium, the genomic window GCCGCACCGGTCGAGGACGTCGCCACCCATGGCCGGGCCCTCGGTGGGAAGGGCGTCGACGATCGCTGCCGGCTCGGGCGCCCGGGCCAGGCGCTGGATGCGCAGGGCGATCTCCACCAGCATCTCCGGCTGGTCGTCGGGCGGCTCGCCGATCGACCAGGAGCGGTAGGCGCTCTGGCTCCACGTCGGCCAGTCCAGACTGATGTCGGCCCTGACCCGGGGCAGGGTGCCCTCTCCCGGCAAGCTGTAGGACGTCTCCCACGACAGGTCGCCGAGCAGCACGTCGACCTGGAACCGCTCCTCGACGGCCTGCCGCTCCAGCAGGGCCTCGGAGAAGCTCTTGCGCAGGGCCGCGATGACATCCAGAAAGACGTGGTCGAGCATGTCGGGGATGAGGCTATCGGCCCGGCGGCCGGCAGCGGGTGGGGTACGGTTCGATCCGTGGGCATCCCGTGGCTGCAACGCCGAGTGCTCGCCTACGCCCACAGAGGAGGCGCCCGGGAGGCGCCCTCGAACACCATCCTCGCCATGCGCCGGGCGCTTGCCGTCGGGGCCACGGCCCTCGAGATGGACGTTCACCCGACGGCCGACGGCCACCTGGTCGTCTGTCACGACCCGACGGTTGATCGGACCACGAACGGCTCGGGCGCCATCAGCTCCCTGACGCTGGCCGAGATCCAGGCGCTCGACGCCGCCTACTGGTTCGTGCCCGGTGACGAGGTGGCGCCGGGGCGGCCGCCCGAGGACTACCCGCTCCGCGGTCGCGCCCCTGAGGACGTCGAACTGCGCATCCCCACGCTGGGGGAGGTGCTGGAGGCCTTCCCGGAGGCGCTGCTCAACATCGACATCAAGCAGACGGCACCGAACGTGGAGCCCTACGAGGAAGCGCTGGCCCGCATGCTCATCGACCACGGCCGCGCCGACGACGTCATCGTGACGTCGTTCCAGGACGCGGCCCTGGTGGCGTTCTCGGCCGCCGCTCCCGACATCGCCACGGCGGCCGGCATCCTCGCCGTGGCGGGGTTCTGGCAAGCGGTGCAGGACGGAGTCCCGTCGCCGCCGATGACCCACGCCGCCATCCAGGTGCCCACCAATTTCGAGGGCGCAACTGTCGTCGACGAACGGTTCGTCAGGTCGGCCCACGCCGCCGGCGCCGCCGTCCACGTGTGGACGATCGACGAACGGTCGGAGATGGAGCGACTGGTCGGCCTGGGCGTCGACGGCA contains:
- a CDS encoding glycerophosphodiester phosphodiesterase yields the protein MGIPWLQRRVLAYAHRGGAREAPSNTILAMRRALAVGATALEMDVHPTADGHLVVCHDPTVDRTTNGSGAISSLTLAEIQALDAAYWFVPGDEVAPGRPPEDYPLRGRAPEDVELRIPTLGEVLEAFPEALLNIDIKQTAPNVEPYEEALARMLIDHGRADDVIVTSFQDAALVAFSAAAPDIATAAGILAVAGFWQAVQDGVPSPPMTHAAIQVPTNFEGATVVDERFVRSAHAAGAAVHVWTIDERSEMERLVGLGVDGIMSDLPSVLVPTLAELDVAWTG